A window of Cohnella herbarum contains these coding sequences:
- a CDS encoding serine hydrolase, with amino-acid sequence MKKFAILTLATTLLFPSTSLTALAAAPKANPSVGTLDKADVKTFAQQFFQQKEVQDQLAGAVLVVVKDGEVLLNEGFGYADIAAKKPVDADKTLFRLASVSKLFTSAAVMQLAESGKLDLDDDVNAYLPDLKIPNETGFPLTLKHLMTHTSGFDNGDTTDSGKLSTLSEFLKESVPTIVRKPGETFRYDNYGFTLQGYIVEKVSGLPFQEYMAQKMFKPLGMNNSSFIFTEKVKKAIATPYDSTHKPTQHIANVPDSAPEGGMFSTGADMAKFLLAMLNGGQAGNERILADASVKEMEKRSVTIHPDIPGVGYAFESNYPKDYNGYAVVEKGGDLPGFHSNLWLLPEQNTGMFLALNSDKGNLRMPFFEQFMSRYFPETGDGPTLLDPMPTQQQLMRFEGLYRHIRTPALLSRISASDGALIVEDIFGKHVLRQAGDLLFYDEEGTPAGFKLDADGNVAYFSYNLTDSWSEKLPKPPKFNDVADDHPYAKYIYDLVQMGAIKAGTDRFEPSKPVTRGQFIAQIMPLAGFQLSTQPSSFIDLKGSPYEAVIQTAFEFGVVQGNPGGTFGPEQPLTREQAATFVWRLAKIGLGAAPVQADLAGPVSYWASEGVQYVVGRQLYGPDVKHSTGPVDYRPKENMLNEEAAALIYLLLQKLL; translated from the coding sequence ATGAAAAAATTCGCCATCCTCACTCTTGCCACGACGCTATTATTTCCCTCTACCTCTCTAACTGCTCTAGCTGCCGCCCCGAAAGCGAACCCTTCCGTCGGGACCCTGGACAAGGCCGACGTGAAGACGTTCGCTCAGCAGTTTTTCCAGCAGAAAGAAGTGCAAGATCAACTGGCGGGTGCCGTTCTGGTCGTCGTCAAAGACGGAGAGGTGCTACTGAACGAAGGGTTCGGCTATGCCGATATCGCCGCCAAGAAACCGGTCGATGCCGATAAAACCCTCTTCCGCCTAGCCTCCGTATCCAAGCTCTTTACCTCAGCGGCCGTCATGCAATTGGCTGAAAGCGGCAAGCTCGATCTGGACGACGACGTGAATGCTTACTTGCCCGACTTGAAAATTCCGAACGAAACCGGATTTCCGCTCACCTTAAAACATCTCATGACCCACACGAGCGGTTTCGACAATGGAGATACGACCGATTCAGGCAAATTATCAACGTTGAGCGAATTCCTAAAGGAATCCGTTCCGACAATCGTGCGCAAACCGGGCGAAACGTTCCGATACGACAACTACGGCTTTACTTTGCAAGGCTACATCGTCGAGAAAGTATCCGGTCTTCCTTTTCAAGAATATATGGCCCAAAAAATGTTCAAGCCTCTCGGGATGAACAACAGTAGCTTTATTTTCACCGAGAAAGTGAAAAAAGCGATCGCTACTCCTTATGACAGCACGCATAAGCCAACTCAACATATTGCCAACGTACCTGACAGCGCGCCCGAAGGCGGGATGTTCTCTACGGGGGCCGACATGGCCAAGTTCCTCCTCGCAATGCTGAACGGCGGCCAAGCCGGTAATGAGCGAATCCTTGCCGATGCTTCGGTGAAGGAGATGGAGAAGAGAAGCGTTACGATTCATCCGGATATTCCGGGAGTCGGCTATGCCTTCGAATCGAACTATCCGAAAGATTACAACGGCTACGCGGTAGTGGAGAAGGGCGGCGACTTGCCCGGCTTCCATTCGAATCTTTGGCTGCTGCCCGAGCAGAACACCGGAATGTTCCTCGCATTGAATAGCGACAAGGGAAACTTGCGTATGCCTTTCTTCGAACAATTCATGAGCCGCTATTTCCCTGAGACTGGCGATGGACCGACATTGTTAGACCCAATGCCGACCCAACAGCAGCTTATGCGTTTCGAGGGGTTATATCGCCACATACGAACGCCAGCTTTGTTATCTCGCATTTCGGCCTCGGACGGGGCATTGATCGTCGAAGATATTTTCGGCAAACACGTTTTGCGGCAAGCGGGCGACTTGCTATTCTACGACGAGGAGGGAACTCCCGCCGGATTTAAGCTTGATGCGGACGGGAACGTAGCTTACTTCTCCTATAACCTTACCGATAGTTGGTCGGAGAAACTCCCGAAGCCTCCGAAATTCAATGATGTTGCCGATGATCATCCTTACGCCAAGTACATTTATGATCTCGTTCAAATGGGAGCCATTAAAGCGGGGACAGACCGCTTCGAGCCGTCCAAGCCGGTGACTAGAGGCCAGTTCATTGCTCAGATTATGCCTCTAGCCGGTTTCCAGCTTTCGACTCAACCTTCATCGTTCATCGATTTGAAAGGAAGCCCATATGAAGCCGTCATTCAAACGGCGTTCGAGTTCGGCGTCGTGCAAGGGAATCCGGGCGGCACATTCGGCCCGGAACAACCGCTTACTCGCGAACAAGCGGCTACCTTCGTCTGGCGATTAGCCAAGATCGGCCTGGGCGCCGCTCCGGTGCAAGCCGATCTGGCCGGCCCCGTCTCCTATTGGGCATCCGAAGGCGTTCAATACGTTGTCGGACGGCAGCTATACGGTCCCGACGTAAAGCACTCGACGGGTCCTGTAGACTACAGACCGAAAGAAAATATGCTCAACGAAGAAGCAGCCGCGTTAATCTATTTACTCCTACAAAAACTTTTATAG
- a CDS encoding MurR/RpiR family transcriptional regulator has translation MNTLEFEMPLNRMSKSQQKIADFIAKSPERIPFYTEEDIAAKAGVSIATVSRFWKSIGYDNLKSFKKYLQETQHSTPARKMQHVLEQTEREVLGRMMTSAVVNLEETTKRISRRAFDQAVEALNEAQRIYVHGPGSTSCLTDLLRFRLNRIGMEVRIMAQSGHELLETLVHAGPKDVVLFFGFVRKSPEATVILDQATESGYKTILVTDLLVSDMINESDIVLQVDRGEADAFHSLVAPLSVVESLSVSLAGQRGEAAMEKLKQLHAMRRNYSSLLPK, from the coding sequence ATGAACACGCTAGAATTCGAGATGCCGTTAAATCGAATGTCCAAAAGCCAGCAGAAAATCGCCGATTTCATTGCGAAATCTCCCGAACGAATTCCGTTCTATACGGAAGAGGACATTGCGGCTAAGGCAGGCGTCAGCATCGCCACCGTATCGCGATTCTGGAAATCGATCGGTTACGATAATTTGAAATCGTTTAAGAAATATTTGCAAGAAACCCAACATTCGACGCCGGCGCGCAAGATGCAGCACGTCTTGGAGCAAACGGAACGAGAAGTGCTTGGAAGGATGATGACTTCCGCCGTGGTTAATCTAGAGGAAACGACAAAACGGATTTCTCGTCGAGCTTTCGACCAAGCGGTGGAAGCTCTGAACGAGGCGCAACGAATATACGTTCACGGACCGGGCTCGACCTCGTGTCTGACCGACTTATTGCGATTTCGCTTGAATCGAATCGGCATGGAAGTTCGAATCATGGCCCAGAGCGGGCATGAATTGTTGGAAACCCTTGTGCATGCCGGGCCGAAGGATGTCGTGCTCTTCTTCGGATTCGTCCGCAAATCCCCGGAAGCGACCGTTATCTTGGATCAGGCAACCGAATCGGGGTACAAGACGATTCTGGTAACGGATCTTCTCGTATCGGATATGATCAACGAAAGCGATATCGTTCTGCAAGTCGACCGGGGAGAAGCGGATGCGTTTCACTCGCTCGTCGCCCCGTTATCCGTCGTTGAGAGTCTATCGGTATCCCTAGCGGGACAACGCGGAGAGGCGGCAATGGAGAAGCTTAAGCAACTTCATGCCATGCGAAGGAATTATTCCTCTTTGTTGCCTAAATAA
- a CDS encoding sensor histidine kinase has product MSFLQHPRIKRLFLYGCLAIFICSASYIQFHSLTTPFSGLEVEKNSSSEWTISGIQRDSIATEWEVDLGDRILSFDGRQDPKLFVIDEVKLVNGAKTIEVLDKEDQRRSIVIKPTRTDIFENSFAFLMELFLIGVGCYAVWRKPESRLIRRFFLLNVMIAFSIISLFSDELYLSNYLFLYCAIWVPYVMLSFYLLFAFRSMYARFRSLLLGFRIYSIAYSAFTTSFTVRKESYAWVSDTLNVVLIVTLILMAGITAFYWTRFDRIEKNQLFILFLGIFTSLMPYALLYAIPHLVWMDYFVPAEYALIGLVPISGTLTYLLIQRQMIDLKFYIPSLALHSFYYISALTLFVLAASWNSVVYAVGLFVLFGLLTYVYRRLLVRLRRKEDRKKEWIENQKLRLSLQMAEKKNIRDILKLFADLVHDMIEVQGLALVYIDEDDQPIVYSTGIYEGKWTFGNAETPDNNDWSSKSEFARVMELSHGPNEQNLGYLCLGPKSNGTLFSSEEQRIVEKFRVETIQMLTNARMLFRMQHEYEQGKEQIEHHERRFRDFRTYSQMLLEARESEKIRISYFLHDDLLQNLIFLSRDLEELHDTGRHEQERTATWLKCLYDSQRSIRSLSDNLYPHILDKGDLHEALRWLLRDMNRQEEIAVTLHYEPPSPEPFPSFVKANLFRAVRELIVNVFKHAEASEMQVRVWMSRDCIYCSVTDNGKGIPHISIPRQFVSGGARFGLLSVCDQMEHLGGSTEIDSVPGQGTSITLKLPLIKERLPNER; this is encoded by the coding sequence GTGAGCTTCTTACAGCATCCGCGTATAAAACGCTTATTCCTATACGGTTGCCTGGCGATCTTTATTTGCTCGGCTTCCTATATCCAATTCCATTCGTTAACGACTCCATTTTCCGGACTCGAGGTCGAGAAAAATTCCTCTTCGGAATGGACGATTTCCGGCATCCAGAGAGATTCGATCGCCACGGAGTGGGAAGTCGATCTCGGCGATCGGATCCTATCGTTCGATGGTCGGCAGGATCCGAAGCTTTTCGTAATCGATGAAGTCAAGCTAGTGAACGGCGCCAAAACAATCGAAGTCCTGGACAAAGAAGATCAACGGCGATCGATCGTGATCAAGCCTACTCGTACTGACATATTCGAGAATAGCTTCGCGTTTCTTATGGAACTGTTTCTTATCGGCGTCGGCTGTTATGCCGTCTGGAGGAAACCGGAGTCCCGCCTCATTCGCAGGTTCTTCTTGCTGAACGTAATGATCGCGTTCTCGATTATCTCCTTGTTCTCCGACGAGCTGTATTTGTCCAACTATTTGTTCCTTTATTGCGCCATTTGGGTGCCTTACGTGATGCTATCCTTTTATTTGCTGTTCGCGTTCCGGTCTATGTACGCTAGATTCCGTTCTCTGCTGCTCGGCTTTCGGATTTACTCGATCGCCTATTCCGCGTTTACCACGTCGTTCACGGTCCGGAAGGAATCGTACGCTTGGGTGTCGGATACGCTCAACGTCGTCCTCATCGTCACGTTAATTCTCATGGCGGGGATTACGGCATTTTACTGGACCCGATTCGACCGGATCGAGAAAAATCAGCTGTTCATCCTGTTTCTCGGCATATTCACCAGCCTAATGCCCTATGCGCTGCTATACGCCATTCCCCATCTCGTCTGGATGGACTATTTCGTACCCGCGGAGTACGCGCTCATCGGTCTCGTTCCGATATCCGGTACGTTAACCTATCTGCTGATCCAGCGCCAAATGATAGACTTGAAATTTTATATCCCCAGCTTAGCTTTACATAGCTTCTACTACATCTCGGCGCTAACCCTATTCGTGCTAGCGGCGAGCTGGAACTCCGTTGTTTATGCAGTCGGTTTGTTCGTCCTATTCGGATTGCTTACCTACGTCTATCGCCGCCTGCTAGTCCGTCTGCGCCGGAAAGAGGACCGCAAGAAGGAATGGATAGAGAACCAGAAGCTCCGCCTTTCCTTGCAGATGGCCGAGAAGAAAAACATCCGCGACATTCTTAAGCTGTTCGCCGACCTCGTTCACGATATGATCGAGGTACAGGGTCTTGCTCTAGTCTATATCGACGAAGATGACCAGCCCATTGTGTACAGCACGGGGATCTACGAAGGAAAATGGACGTTCGGGAACGCGGAAACGCCCGACAACAACGATTGGAGCAGCAAGAGCGAGTTCGCCCGCGTCATGGAACTGTCGCACGGACCGAATGAACAAAATCTAGGCTACCTATGCCTGGGTCCGAAAAGCAATGGTACGTTGTTCTCCTCGGAGGAACAGCGAATCGTCGAGAAGTTTCGCGTCGAAACGATACAGATGCTAACGAATGCCCGAATGCTGTTTCGCATGCAGCACGAATACGAGCAAGGCAAGGAGCAGATAGAACACCATGAACGCCGGTTTCGCGACTTCCGGACGTACAGTCAAATGCTGCTCGAAGCCAGAGAATCCGAGAAAATCAGAATCTCCTACTTCCTGCACGACGACTTGCTTCAGAATCTGATCTTCCTGTCTCGCGACTTAGAGGAATTGCACGACACGGGCCGGCACGAGCAGGAAAGAACCGCCACATGGCTGAAATGCCTATACGACTCGCAGCGCAGCATCCGTTCGCTGAGCGATAACCTATACCCGCACATTTTGGACAAAGGAGATCTTCATGAGGCGCTTCGCTGGTTACTCCGCGACATGAACCGCCAGGAAGAGATAGCCGTCACGCTGCATTATGAGCCGCCGTCCCCGGAACCCTTTCCTTCCTTCGTGAAAGCAAACCTGTTCCGTGCCGTACGCGAGCTGATCGTCAACGTGTTCAAGCATGCGGAGGCATCGGAGATGCAGGTCCGAGTCTGGATGAGCCGGGATTGCATCTATTGCAGCGTCACCGATAACGGCAAAGGTATTCCGCATATCTCAATCCCGCGGCAATTCGTCTCGGGCGGCGCCCGATTCGGTCTATTATCCGTTTGCGACCAGATGGAGCATTTGGGCGGTTCGACCGAAATCGATTCCGTACCCGGTCAAGGTACGTCGATTACCCTTAAGCTACCTCTTATCAAGGAGAGATTACCGAATGAACGATAA
- a CDS encoding response regulator transcription factor: protein MNDNIRVYLLDDHPLVLEGLKNRLDSEPGIEVLHTFTDPREFIAQTELYCPDVALMDISLPYMDGFQLARLLKERYGNSLKIILLSGYTYEEFYYKAYKIGVHAYLSKQSSYGKIINAIKQSMLGHILIPENIGTTKDSNDALTAAEREVLQLLAKEKTNKEIALELAISQRTVEYHLTSINQKLEVKTRIGAVVKGFELGVLSFLKEE from the coding sequence ATGAACGATAACATACGCGTCTACTTGCTGGACGACCACCCCCTGGTGCTCGAAGGGCTGAAAAATCGACTCGATTCCGAGCCCGGAATCGAAGTGCTGCACACGTTCACCGACCCTCGCGAATTTATCGCCCAAACCGAGCTCTATTGCCCGGACGTCGCGCTAATGGACATCTCCTTGCCCTACATGGACGGATTTCAGTTGGCCCGGTTGCTGAAGGAACGGTACGGCAACTCGCTTAAAATTATTTTACTGTCCGGCTACACTTACGAAGAGTTTTACTATAAAGCTTACAAGATCGGCGTCCATGCCTATCTATCGAAGCAGTCATCCTATGGGAAAATCATCAATGCGATTAAACAAAGCATGCTGGGTCACATTCTCATTCCAGAGAATATCGGAACGACAAAAGATTCGAACGATGCGTTGACCGCTGCCGAACGGGAAGTCTTGCAGCTATTAGCGAAGGAGAAGACGAACAAAGAGATTGCTTTGGAACTGGCTATCAGTCAACGTACCGTTGAATATCACCTAACTTCGATCAATCAGAAGCTTGAGGTGAAAACGCGCATCGGAGCGGTCGTGAAGGGGTTTGAGTTAGGGGTTCTGTCTTTCTTGAAAGAGGAGTAA
- a CDS encoding MerR family transcriptional regulator: MYSIKKVSELLGIPVVTIRAWENRYGIITPNRSEGGHRSFSEEDISKLRYLKKQMEENGVKISEAVHMLQQETSLVNVEKNTISNPGNTYDKMIEELYDDLIAYNTSQANETIDLAFSMYEFENVFHYILVPVLHRIGSDWESGLLNVTQEHFASQIILHRFSQLFRILPIDQRLPKVLAFCPEDEHHQIGLMHFTLFLKKKGHDVIYLGPNTPVIGLSSIIKMKNISIITISVTASKHIETVYQWIESTIREYPTLRIVLGGSAFEQHHAPLQLPNVHYPDHKRWDDWYESVFLTT, encoded by the coding sequence ATGTATAGCATTAAGAAGGTCTCCGAACTGCTGGGCATCCCCGTCGTCACCATTCGAGCTTGGGAGAATCGATACGGAATTATCACCCCCAATCGGAGCGAAGGCGGACATAGATCGTTTAGCGAAGAAGACATTAGTAAACTTAGATATTTGAAAAAACAAATGGAAGAGAACGGAGTTAAGATCAGCGAAGCCGTTCATATGCTGCAACAAGAAACTTCTCTTGTTAATGTCGAGAAAAACACAATATCCAACCCCGGTAATACTTACGATAAAATGATTGAAGAGCTATATGACGATTTAATCGCCTATAATACTTCGCAAGCTAACGAGACCATCGACCTTGCCTTTTCCATGTACGAATTCGAGAACGTGTTTCACTATATCCTCGTTCCCGTATTGCATAGAATCGGATCAGATTGGGAATCCGGTCTCCTGAACGTTACTCAGGAGCACTTTGCCTCCCAAATCATTTTACATAGGTTTAGTCAGCTCTTTCGAATTCTCCCGATTGACCAGCGGTTACCCAAAGTACTTGCCTTCTGTCCGGAAGACGAGCATCATCAAATTGGTTTAATGCACTTTACTCTATTCTTGAAGAAAAAAGGACATGACGTCATCTACCTCGGTCCGAATACGCCCGTTATCGGACTGTCTAGTATCATTAAAATGAAAAATATTTCAATCATTACGATATCGGTTACCGCCTCTAAACACATAGAAACGGTTTATCAATGGATCGAGTCCACGATTCGGGAATATCCCACTTTAAGGATCGTCCTCGGCGGATCGGCGTTCGAGCAGCACCATGCGCCCTTGCAGCTTCCGAATGTCCATTACCCGGACCACAAGAGATGGGATGATTGGTATGAATCCGTCTTCTTAACCACGTAG